A window of Bacillus toyonensis BCT-7112 genomic DNA:
GATGTTCGGTTATCTATAGAAGACATCAAATCGATTGATATGGCCGGCTTTTAAATATGTAAAGGTGGTAGAAAGCTTCTACCACCCCAATAGTTTTTTAGTTTACTTAACTTATTAGATAGTAACGTCGCGTAGGCATTGAATCGCACAGAAGCAGCTTAAATCAACAGTAATGCAAGTAGATGTCGAGATTAATCTTGCATTTGGTACAGCTAAAAACGTACAAATTGGATCGTCACCAGGCGGTACAGGAGAACCGTCACCTAATACTACAGTTAACACACGCAGTACAGCACAGCTATCATCATCTACGCTTTCCACACGGAAAATTGGAGAACGGCAGCTAGTAAGGCTTGAAGATGGTGCAAATGCTTCAAAAGGTTCACCAGTTTTTGTGTATAAAATAAAAGGGCGTGTATTTGCTACTGATGCAGTATTGTGTGCTCCTAAAAATGGGATTTCACAACCAGATCCACACGTAGTAGTAGAGCAATCTTGTAATTCATTGATGAATTT
This region includes:
- the exsY gene encoding exosporium assembly protein ExsY, giving the protein MSCNENKHHSSSHCVVDVVKFINELQDCSTTTCGSGCEIPFLGAHNTASVANTRPFILYTKTGEPFEAFAPSSSLTSCRSPIFRVESVDDDSCAVLRVLTVVLGDGSPVPPGDDPICTFLAVPNARLISTSTCITVDLSCFCAIQCLRDVTI